GCAACCTGCGGGCGTTCTCCCGGCAGGAGACGCGGTGTCTCGACTGCGGCGAGAAGTTCCGCCGGATGCCCCTCACGGAGAACTGCCGGGAGTGTGGCGGCCGGGTGAACCTCACCGTCCACCAGGGATCGGTGAACAAGTACATGCAGACGGCGATCGAGGTCGCCGAGGAGTACGGCTGTCGCGACTACACGAAACAGCGCCTCGAAGTGCTCAGCAAGTCCCTCGAAAGCATTTTCGAGAACGACAAAAACAAGCAGTCCGGGATCGCCGACTTCATGTGACGGTCGTCGGCCGGAAGCCGGCCGGTTCTCGCGTGCCGCGTCGCCGCCGAGTCGCTCTCGCACAATGCGCGCCGGGGCTTTATCGACGTTCGCGGTGGGAAGTCGACCATGGTCGAAACGGGTGAGACTCCGGCCAGAGAGGGGGAGGAGGAGGCCCTAAAGGACGTCCACGAGGTCGACTTCGGACAGCGGGTCTACGACGAGGACGGTAACGAACTGGGACGGGTCCGCGGCTTCGAGCGCAGCGGTTTCTTCGTGACGACCCGCGAGGGCGCGGAGGCGATGAGCGTCGAGCACGCCCGCTCGGGCCACGAGTTCGGCGAGGCGCACCTGATGTGGCGCTGCACCGAGTGCGGCGAGATGGGCGACATCGAGGGGGGCCTTCCCGAGGAGTGTCCCAACTGCGGCACCCGGAAGGAGAACCTGATGTACTGGACCGAGGACTGACCGCTCGCCGCCCGTTCTCGTCGTCTCGCCGATGTCCCACCTCCCCGGCCGGACGGTCGGTCCGTCGCGGACCGACGCGCTCGCCCAGCCGATCGGCTACCACGCCCCCTTTGATATAGCGCATTCTAGTTTATCGCCGATTTCGCGCGGTTCGCCGCCGGACGGACTGACGCGTCGAGACGGTCGTCAGCGGCGGCGAGCGCGCGTCGCGGACGAAAACGGTTTTACCGCCGCTCGCGCCACCGTCTCACATGGAGATCGTCGTCTTCGGCGCGGGGAGCCTCGGGAGCCTCGTCGGCGGCCTCCTCGCGCGCGAACACGACGTCACGCTGGTCGCCCGCGAGGCCCACGCCGCCGCGGTCCGCGAGGACGGACTGCGCCTCGAAGGGGAGGTCGAGGGAGTGGTCCGCCCGTCGGCGACGACCGACGGCCGCGGACTCGACGCCGACCTCGCGGTGGTGACGGTCAAGGCCTTCGACACCGAGGCGGCGGCCCGGGCCCTCGCGACGGGCGCGTTCGACGCCGTCTGCTCGCTGCAAAACGGGATGGGAAACGAGGAGACGCTGGCCGATCACGTCGACGCGCCGGTGCTCGCGGGGACGGCCACGTACGGCGCGGTCCGCCGGGGGCCGGGGGTCGTCGAGTGTACGGGGACCGGCGAGGTCGTCCTCGGGGCCCGGGAGGGCGGCCCCTCGCCGGCCGCCGAGCGCGCGGGAGGTGCGTTCGCCCGCGCCGGCGTCGAGACGGTCGTCAGCGAGGAGATGCCCCGGCGACTGTGGGAGAAACTCGCCGTCAACGCCGGGATCAACCCCGTCACGGCGCTGACGGCGACGGAGAACGGCGCGGTGCGTCGCGAACCGGCGCGGGACCTCTCTCGGGCCGCCGCGCGGGAGACCGCCCGCGTCGCCCGCGCGCACGACGTCGCCCTCTCGAACCGCGAGGCGCTGGCCGCGCTCGCCGAGGTCGCCGCGGCGACGGCGACGAACACGTCCTCGATGCGTCAGGACGTCCTCGCCGGCCGGCGAACCGAGATCGACGCCATCAGCGGCTACGTGGTCGACCGGGCGACGGCCCGTGGGCTCGACGCGCCGACGAACGAGACGCTGGCGGCGCTGATCCGGACGTGGGAGCGGGGACGAGAACTGCGGTAACTAGAAGGGAGCCTGCGGGCCTTCGTCGTCCTCGCCGTCGTCGTCGTCGGTGCTGTGGCCGGGGAACGACGGGCTCATCCCGCCACCGCCGCCACCGCCGCCCATGCCGCCGTCCATGCCGGTGTGGGCGTGGACCTGCTCGATCTCGGGGATCTCCTTGACCATCCGGCTCTTGATCGCCTGGATCGTCATCGGCGAGATGCCACAGCCGCTGCAGGCGCCGCCGAGGGCGATGCTTACCTCGCCGGTCTCGCGGTCGATGTCCTGGATGGCCGCGCTACCGCCGTGCATCTGGATCTGCGGGAAGTTACGCCGCAGGAAGTTGGCGACGCGCTCCTCGAGGTCGTCTCCGTCCTGGCTCTCGGTGCTCATGTACCCGCCTTGGGTACGAGCCTCCCTAAACCTTCCGTCGTGCCCGTTCGGCCGTACTTTGGCTTCGGCTCCGGTCAGGCGAACCCGAAGACGCGCCGAAGTTCGCGTTCGATCTCCTCGATGTAGGTTTCGAGGACGGACTCGAACTTCTCGCGGTCGACGAGCACGCCCTGCAGGCGCTCGTAGGGCTCGTCGGGGAGTTCGATGCGGAACTCGCCGTCGCCCTCGTAGAAGGGTTCGCTCTCGTTGAGGACGAACTGGTCGATGCCGTGGATCAACTCGGAGTCGTAGCGCTCGTTCATCCGGTTGAACGCGTTCTTGTACGCCTGCTGGAGCTCCGGGAAGTAGTTGGCGTACTTGTCCTCGAACTTCTCGGGGTCGAAGTCGGCCATGTCCGCACGGAAGGGCGGACGGGACAAAAGTCGGACGATCGGTCCCCGTGTGGCCGACACGTCGGCTCGCTGACCCGGTACGCACTCCCTACATACGGGGGGTGACCACGCAAGCCGAACGACCACACGTTCGTCCGGCCACTCCCCGCCTGTATGCCATCCGATCAGCACCCCATCCCGCCGGAGGCGCTTCCGCCGGGGTGGGGGCCGGCCGACGCCGGCGAGGAACACCTCGCGTACCGCCGCGTCCGGCCGGCGATCGAACTGATCGCGGCCCGCACCGACGCCGACCGCTCCCACCCGTCGCTCGGTCTCGGGCGGTGCTGGGAGCTTCGCTACCGGCTTCCGCTCGGCGAACTCTCCGTCTCCGAGTCGATCGGGCGCGTCGCCACCCGCCGTGCCGCGATCGACGGCCTCCTCGCGTGCATGAACCGCGTCCACGAGACGGTCGACGATCCGGACGACCCGATCGAGGTTCAGGCCGCCCTCCGGGACGTCTCGCTCAGCGACCTCGTTCCGGGCGACCGGACGTTCGAGTTCTGATCAGAGAAACAGGACGGCCGCCCCGGAGAGCGCGCCCACGGCGATCAACACCAGGTTCCAGAACAGCACCGGCCGGACCAGTTCGCGGGCGATGCCCGCGGCGAAGACAGTCTTGACGAGGATGCTCGCGGCCGTCCCGACGATCACCCCGGCGACGGCCGTGTCGTTCGTGATCTGGCCGGTGCTGACGAGCGTGACGGCCGTCGTCGTGGCGGTCCCGCTCGAAACCAGCCCCGCGAGGAACGTCGTCGCGAGGAAGCCGCTGGCGCCGAAGGCGTCCTCGGCGCCGACCGAGGCGAGCAACACCACGAGAAACAGCGCCCCGAACGTCAACGCGTTACGGAGGCTGAACGGCGACGTGAGGTCGGCCTCGAAGTTCGACCGCCAGTCGCTCTGCCGAATCGCGGCGGCGATGCCCGCGACCGCGATGGCCCCGAGCGGGACGCCGATCACGACGGCCGACTCCGGGACGAACGCGGCCACGATGACCGCGTTGCGCACGGCCATCGCCGCGTTCGCCAGCAGGATCGCGCCCACGGCGAGGCCGAGCAGTTCCGACTGGGTCGTCGCGCGCTTGCCCATCTCGGCGACGACGGCCGTCGAGTTCACCAGCCCCCCGAAGAAGCCGGTGACGGCGATCCCCCGGCCCTGGTACTTCTTGACGAGGACGTAGTTGACGAAGCCGATGGCGCTGACCGCGATGACGAGCGACCAGATGAGTCGCGGCTGGATCGCGCCCCACGGGTCGATCGTCTCGTCGGGGAGGAGGGGGTAGACGACGAACGCGAGGATGACGAACTCGACGGCGCTTCGTACCTCCTCGCGGGAGAGTCCCCACGCGAACTGGTGGAGTTCGCGCTTCAACACCAGCAGCAGCGACGAGAGCACCGCCACCGTCACCGACTCGATGAACAGGCCGTTGGCGACCAGCACGCCGATGCTGTAGGCGACCAGCATCGAGACGGAGGTCGTCAGCGACAGCCCCTCGACGTCCTCCTCGATGAAACTCTGGACCGCGAGCAACACGGCCTGGGCGATGATCAACAGCCCGCCGATCAGCAACAGGGCCTGACTGTCGAGGATCGTGAACACCGCCGCGAGCAGGCTGATCAGCGCGAACGTCCTGATCCCCGCGGACTTCTGGGACCACTCGCGTTCGAGCCCCAGGAACATCCCGAGCAGCGTCGCCAGCACCAGTTTGACGACCTCCGCTTCCACCTGGAGAAGCGACTCGAACTCGGTCATAGCCGGAGTCCGCCCCCGGCGGTCGTCCCGTCGCACCCGGCGAGCGAAACGGTCCCGCGCCCGCCCGGTCGCCGCTCGTCCGTCCACGACCGTTTCCACCACCGTTGTTCCGACGCGCGTACTCTCACGGAAGTCCTCCGGCTACTGGTGTAGCACCGGCCCGGATACTACATCTTTCTATATAGTACTATGTATTGGGGCTCGCCGTCCCCGAGTTCGTCCGCGTGGCTCGTTCGGCCCGGCCGAATCGCGGTCGCGCGGTCTCGCCCCCTCGAACGCCCGTCGACCGGACGAACGGCGTTTCGCCGCCGGTTCTGGAGTCCCGGTCGCCGGCCACCGATAAATGCCATGTTGCGATATCAATTCGCGACTGATCGTCCGCGTCCGCATCGGTACGGAGAACTTATGAGTGCTACTCGGGTAGTTACGATAACGCCGACCTCGAACGGTGGATCATGACCTCCCGGGCATCCTTCGCTATCGACTTTCACGTCCACTCGGACGACTCGTATGACGGCCACGAGCCGATCGAACTCATCCTCGAACACGCCGCCGACATCGGCCTCGACGGGGTCGTGATCACCGACCACGACGAGATCGGCGAGTCGCTGCGAGCGGCCGACCTCGCCCCGGAGTACGGCCTGCTGGGTATCCCGGGCGTCGAGGTCTCGACGCGTCACGGTCACCTGCTCGCGATCGGCGTCGAGGAGCGTCCGGACCCGGGTCAGTCGTTCGAGGAGACCGTCGCCGAGGTCCGCGCCCGCGACGGGCTCGCCATCGTTCCCCACCCGTTCCAGCGCAGCCGTCACGGCGTCCGCAAGCGGCACCTGACCGACGCCGACGCGATCGAGGCGTACAACTCGATGGTCTTCACCGGCTACCGGAACCGCCGCGCGCGCACCTTCGCCCGCCGCCGCGGCTACCCCGAGATCGGCGCCAGCGACGCCCACTACCTCCCGAACGTCGGCCGCGCCTACACCGAGGTGGTCGTCACCGCCGGCGGGGGCGCGAGGAAAGCC
The Salinilacihabitans rarus DNA segment above includes these coding regions:
- a CDS encoding CehA/McbA family metallohydrolase, which produces MTSRASFAIDFHVHSDDSYDGHEPIELILEHAADIGLDGVVITDHDEIGESLRAADLAPEYGLLGIPGVEVSTRHGHLLAIGVEERPDPGQSFEETVAEVRARDGLAIVPHPFQRSRHGVRKRHLTDADAIEAYNSMVFTGYRNRRARTFARRRGYPEIGASDAHYLPNVGRAYTEVVVTAGGGARKADIDGDDLVDAILDGRTQIRGKRTPIRRSAVQYGKAAVRKSTYLLTSRAPLVPTVPASMKRS
- a CDS encoding DUF7130 family rubredoxin-like protein, which translates into the protein MVETGETPAREGEEEALKDVHEVDFGQRVYDEDGNELGRVRGFERSGFFVTTREGAEAMSVEHARSGHEFGEAHLMWRCTECGEMGDIEGGLPEECPNCGTRKENLMYWTED
- a CDS encoding ketopantoate reductase family protein, which gives rise to MEIVVFGAGSLGSLVGGLLAREHDVTLVAREAHAAAVREDGLRLEGEVEGVVRPSATTDGRGLDADLAVVTVKAFDTEAAARALATGAFDAVCSLQNGMGNEETLADHVDAPVLAGTATYGAVRRGPGVVECTGTGEVVLGAREGGPSPAAERAGGAFARAGVETVVSEEMPRRLWEKLAVNAGINPVTALTATENGAVRREPARDLSRAAARETARVARAHDVALSNREALAALAEVAAATATNTSSMRQDVLAGRRTEIDAISGYVVDRATARGLDAPTNETLAALIRTWERGRELR
- a CDS encoding NifU family protein, with translation MSTESQDGDDLEERVANFLRRNFPQIQMHGGSAAIQDIDRETGEVSIALGGACSGCGISPMTIQAIKSRMVKEIPEIEQVHAHTGMDGGMGGGGGGGGMSPSFPGHSTDDDDGEDDEGPQAPF
- a CDS encoding MgtC/SapB family protein, translating into MTEFESLLQVEAEVVKLVLATLLGMFLGLEREWSQKSAGIRTFALISLLAAVFTILDSQALLLIGGLLIIAQAVLLAVQSFIEEDVEGLSLTTSVSMLVAYSIGVLVANGLFIESVTVAVLSSLLLVLKRELHQFAWGLSREEVRSAVEFVILAFVVYPLLPDETIDPWGAIQPRLIWSLVIAVSAIGFVNYVLVKKYQGRGIAVTGFFGGLVNSTAVVAEMGKRATTQSELLGLAVGAILLANAAMAVRNAVIVAAFVPESAVVIGVPLGAIAVAGIAAAIRQSDWRSNFEADLTSPFSLRNALTFGALFLVVLLASVGAEDAFGASGFLATTFLAGLVSSGTATTTAVTLVSTGQITNDTAVAGVIVGTAASILVKTVFAAGIARELVRPVLFWNLVLIAVGALSGAAVLFL
- a CDS encoding DUF5783 family protein — its product is MADFDPEKFEDKYANYFPELQQAYKNAFNRMNERYDSELIHGIDQFVLNESEPFYEGDGEFRIELPDEPYERLQGVLVDREKFESVLETYIEEIERELRRVFGFA